In Pyrus communis chromosome 8, drPyrComm1.1, whole genome shotgun sequence, one genomic interval encodes:
- the LOC137742435 gene encoding uncharacterized protein, producing MEIPRSSSMALLLLSIFILPNFFCLCSAIESPQYSVVHSESDFEIRLYRLTPWMSAPVTDISFEKATKNGFHRLFQYIQGANLNFSRIAMTAPVLTSIVPGAGPLHSSAYFVRFYLPTKFQSTPPTPLPELNLKSYTWDSHYIAVRKFSGFARDTNIVKEAEKLATSLSRSPWANSTSAESSYAYSVAQYNSPFRFIGRVNEVWVDVNASGVDGYKSSEIATY from the exons ATGGAGATTCCAAGGTCGTCGTCAATGGCGCTTCTACTACTATCCATCTTCATCCTCCCAAACTTTTTCTGCCTATGCAGCGCGATCGAGTCGCCTCAGTACTCCGTGGTTCACTCGGAATCCGACTTCGAGATCAGACTCTACAGACTAACCCCCTGGATGTCTGCTCCTGTTACGGACATCTCCTTCGAGAAAGCCACCAAAAATGGCTTCCACAG ACTGTTCCAGTACATCCAAGGTGCCAATTTGAACTTCTCTCGGATTGCAATGACAGCGCCTGTTTTGACAAGCATAGTCCCGGGAGCTGGCCCCCTTCACTCGTCAGCCTATTTTGTCAGATTCTACTTGCCTACGAAGTTCCAAAGTACCCCTCCCACACCCCTCCCCGAACTCAACTTGAAATCCTACACATGGGACAGTCATTACATTGCCGTCAGGAAGTTCTCTGGGTTCGCAAGAGATACTAACATTGTGAAAGAGGCAGAGAAACTCGCCACCAGCTTGAGCAGGTCTCCATGGGCAAACTCTACATCAGCAGAAAGTAGCTACGCTTACTCGGTTGCACAGTACAACTCCCCATTCCGATTTATTGGTCGTGTGAATGAAGTTTGGGTTGACGTCAATGCATCTGGAGTGGATGGCTATAAATCCAGCGAAATAGCTACGTATTGA